From the Anaeromyxobacter dehalogenans 2CP-1 genome, the window AGAACACCTCCAGCCTGATGCTGATGGGATACCTGATCCGCGCGGCCGAGGAGCGGCGCGCAGCGGCGCCGCGCGCGTCCGCGCTCGCCTGAGCGGCCCGGGCGCGGGGCGTCGCGTCCTTCAAAAGCCGCGCGGCGCGTGCTAAGGCACCGGGACCGATCCGCACCCCGGGGCGACGCCATGCTCATCGACCTGCACGTCCACAGCCATCACACCCGCGGTTGCGCGCTGGCGCCGCGGGACGTGGTGCGGCGGGCCCGCGAGGCCGGCCTGGACGGCGTCGCCTTCACCGATCACGACACGCTCGAGGGGCTGGAGGAGATCCGGGCCGCCGCGCGGGACGAGGGGCTGGTCGCGCTGTGCGGCGTCGAGGTGACCACCGATCGCGGCCACTTCCTCTGCTTCTTCCCCGACCCCGCCGCGGTGCCCGCGCCCGTCCAGCTGTTCGGCGCCGCGCGGCCCTGGCCCGTGCGCGAGGTGCTCGCGCGCGTGCGGCAGCTCGGCGGCGCCGCGGTGGCCGCCCACCCCTACGACAAGACCGTGGAGCGCCCCTGCGGCGACGTGGTGTTCACGCTCGACGGCCTGTCGGCGATCGAGGGGCTGAACGCGCGGCGCAAGGGACCCGCGAACGACCTCGCCATCGAGGCCGCCGATCACATGAGCCTGCCCTGCACCGGCGGCTCCGGCGCGCACGAGCTCGCCGAGATCGGGAAGGCCGCGACGCTGTTCCGCGACCCCGTGGCGAGCGAGGCGGACGTCGTCCGCCAGCTCCGCGCCGGCACGGTGTACTGCGTCGCCGTGGGCGTGACCCCCTCGGAGCCCGATCGCGCACCCCGCGATCGCGGCGGCGAGCGAGGCGACCGCGGAGATCGCGGCGACCGGGGCGGCCACCGAGGGCACGGGCACGGCCGCGGCCGAGGGCACGGCGGCGGTGGTGGCAGTGGCGGTGGCGGCCACGGTGGCGAGCGCCGCCGGCGCTAGGCGCCGGTCCCCGAACGCAGCTCCGAGCTCGGCCCAGGTCGCGCGAGAGCGTCTCGGCCCGAGCTGCCGCGCCGAGCGAAGGTGTACGCGTCCATCACCCGGTCCCCGAAGATCCGCCGCGCCTCCTCGAGGTTGTGCCCCCGGCAACGAATGCGAAGGTTGTCCGCGGTCGAGGTCCCGCCGCGTGCCCGTGGGACCACGTGGTCGAGCTCGAGCCGGTGCGTGGAGCCGCAGGGCTCACCGGATGGCAGCGCGAAGGTGCACCGCCCGCCGTCGCGCTTCCAGACCTCGCGGCGAACGTGGGCAGGGATGTGGTCAGGCTTCGCGGGCCGGCGGGTCTTCTGGGGTCGTGCCGTGAGCCCCGTTCGCCGCGCACGCTCCGCGAGCAACGCGTCCAGCGCCGCCTCGAGCACGCGCTCGCGCGAGGCGCCGGTCATGCCGTGCGAGAGCGCGTCGCGGGCCGCGTCGAGCTTCTTCAGGAAAGCCTTGGAGACGGTGAGGTGCATGCGCGCCGAATCGCCGTCGAGCCAGTCCACCGAGCTGGGCTTGGCGGAAGGCGTTGCGGCGTCGGTCGCGTGGGGGACGCGCGCGGCCGGAGCGAGCGCGAGTGGGCACGCATCGGGCGGCTCGGCCCGGCTGGGTGCATTTGGTTCGGGCGCCCGAACTGGACAGGGAACCCGAATTTCGCGCTCCGTAAAACGCACGAGGATCGCCCAGGACGCGCGAA encodes:
- a CDS encoding PHP-associated domain-containing protein: MLIDLHVHSHHTRGCALAPRDVVRRAREAGLDGVAFTDHDTLEGLEEIRAAARDEGLVALCGVEVTTDRGHFLCFFPDPAAVPAPVQLFGAARPWPVREVLARVRQLGGAAVAAHPYDKTVERPCGDVVFTLDGLSAIEGLNARRKGPANDLAIEAADHMSLPCTGGSGAHELAEIGKAATLFRDPVASEADVVRQLRAGTVYCVAVGVTPSEPDRAPRDRGGERGDRGDRGDRGGHRGHGHGRGRGHGGGGGSGGGGHGGERRRR